In Bacillus sp. KH172YL63, one genomic interval encodes:
- a CDS encoding GntP family permease, whose amino-acid sequence MSDQMLILVALAGIFLLLFLVIKTKLHAFVALLLVSLIVGIAAGMPLQEVVTSIQSGMGGTLGFVAVVVGLGAMFGRMLEVSGGAERLAQTLINKFGEDKAQWSLGITGFLVAIPVFFDVGFIILVPIVYGLARKTGKSLLYYGIPLLAGLAVTHSFIPPTPGPIAVADLIGADLGWVILFGAIAGVPSMIIAGPLFAKWISKRIHAVVPEYMKAEEMEYDKELPSFGLIASLISIPLVLILLNTLSGVVLDEGNTVRSILTFLGHPFVALTIATLLTFIFLGTKRGYSRQDVQDIATKALEPAGIIILVTGAGGVFKQVLIDSGVGAVLGEMMAGSSLPPIALAFLIAMVVRVAQGSATVSMVTAAGLMSPLIATLGMEGPVLGLMVIAIASGATVFSHVNDSGFWLVNRYFGLDVKDTLKSWTVMETLIGFVGFTVVFILGMFIG is encoded by the coding sequence ATGTCAGATCAAATGCTCATTTTAGTGGCACTGGCCGGAATTTTTCTATTATTATTTTTAGTAATTAAAACAAAGCTGCACGCTTTTGTTGCCCTGTTGCTTGTCAGCTTGATCGTAGGGATTGCAGCTGGGATGCCGCTTCAGGAAGTCGTGACATCGATTCAAAGCGGAATGGGTGGCACCCTCGGATTTGTCGCAGTGGTTGTCGGTTTAGGTGCCATGTTCGGCCGCATGCTTGAAGTATCAGGCGGGGCAGAACGGCTTGCCCAGACGCTTATTAACAAGTTCGGTGAAGATAAAGCACAATGGTCACTTGGTATCACTGGTTTCCTTGTTGCCATTCCGGTATTCTTCGATGTAGGATTCATCATATTAGTACCGATTGTATATGGTTTAGCCCGTAAAACTGGAAAGTCACTATTATACTATGGAATTCCGTTGCTTGCAGGTCTTGCTGTTACACACAGTTTCATCCCGCCGACACCGGGACCGATTGCGGTTGCTGACTTGATCGGTGCAGACCTTGGCTGGGTTATCCTGTTTGGTGCGATTGCAGGGGTTCCATCCATGATCATCGCAGGTCCGCTTTTTGCAAAATGGATTTCAAAACGCATTCATGCCGTCGTACCTGAATATATGAAGGCAGAAGAAATGGAATACGATAAAGAGCTTCCAAGCTTCGGATTGATTGCATCTCTTATCTCGATTCCATTAGTATTGATTCTATTGAACACGCTTTCCGGCGTTGTGCTGGATGAAGGAAATACGGTTCGCTCGATTCTGACCTTCCTTGGTCATCCATTCGTAGCGTTAACGATAGCGACTCTGCTGACATTCATCTTCTTAGGGACAAAGCGTGGATACTCACGCCAGGATGTTCAGGATATTGCGACAAAAGCACTTGAACCGGCAGGAATCATCATCCTTGTAACTGGGGCCGGTGGCGTATTCAAGCAAGTATTGATCGACTCTGGCGTTGGTGCGGTGCTTGGTGAAATGATGGCAGGTTCAAGCCTGCCGCCGATCGCACTTGCATTCCTGATTGCAATGGTTGTGCGTGTGGCGCAAGGTTCAGCGACTGTATCAATGGTTACGGCAGCAGGCCTAATGAGTCCGCTGATTGCGACCCTCGGAATGGAAGGACCGGTGCTTGGCTTGATGGTGATCGCGATTGCATCAGGTGCAACCGTCTTCTCCCATGTGAACGACAGTGGTTTCTGGTTGGTGAACCGCTACTTCGGATTAGATGTGAAAGATACGCTGAAGTCATGGACAGTGATGGAAACACTGATCGGTTTCGTAGGATTTACCGTTGTGTTCATTTTAGGGATGTTCATTGGCTAA
- the gntK gene encoding gluconokinase yields the protein MIGVDIGTTSTKAVLFNKEGEALDRHGVEYPLHTPAPGTAEQDPEEIFQAVMKCIKEVTANTDEKISFVSFSSAMHSLILVDGNDQPLTPSITWADNRSADWAEKIKKDMNGMAIYRRTGTPIHPMSPLVKLAWLKDEKPELFNKAAKFISIKEFVFHRLFGKYVVDYSIASATGMFHLENLAWDEEALGVAGVTKDQLSIPVSTTESLTGLKAEYTELLGLPADTPFVVGASDGVLSNLGVNAIEPGVVAVTIGTSGAIRAVTDRPVTDPKGRIFCYALTDKHWVIGGPVNNGGMIFRWVRDELASGEVEVAKRLGKDPYEVLTDIASKVEPGSEGLLFHPYMAGERAPLWNAKARGSFFGLGMHHKKEHMIRAVLEGIVMNLYSVLLALEELIGEPKRVQATGGFARSELWRQMLADIFDQEVEIPESFESSCLGAVVLGMYGSGMIDSLEEVSSMVGSVHSHQPDPKATQAYTKLMPIFIRVPRLLEEEYEAISAYQEGS from the coding sequence ATGATTGGTGTCGATATCGGAACGACCAGCACGAAAGCAGTTCTCTTTAATAAAGAAGGAGAGGCCCTCGATCGTCACGGGGTGGAATACCCATTACATACACCGGCGCCTGGAACCGCAGAGCAGGATCCGGAAGAAATCTTCCAAGCTGTGATGAAATGCATCAAAGAGGTGACAGCGAATACGGATGAAAAGATTTCATTTGTATCATTCAGCTCGGCGATGCACAGCTTGATCCTCGTGGACGGGAATGATCAGCCGCTTACCCCTTCGATTACCTGGGCAGATAACCGGAGCGCGGACTGGGCAGAGAAAATCAAGAAGGACATGAACGGGATGGCGATCTACCGGAGGACGGGAACGCCGATCCATCCTATGTCACCACTGGTGAAGCTCGCCTGGCTGAAGGATGAAAAACCGGAATTATTCAATAAAGCAGCCAAGTTCATCTCAATCAAGGAATTCGTTTTCCATCGCCTGTTCGGTAAATATGTTGTGGATTATTCGATCGCATCGGCAACAGGGATGTTTCACCTTGAAAATCTAGCCTGGGATGAGGAAGCATTGGGCGTTGCAGGCGTCACGAAGGATCAGCTCTCGATTCCTGTTTCGACGACTGAAAGCCTGACCGGGCTGAAAGCGGAATACACCGAATTACTCGGATTACCTGCAGACACGCCGTTTGTGGTCGGAGCAAGCGACGGCGTCCTTTCGAATCTTGGCGTGAATGCCATCGAGCCTGGCGTGGTCGCAGTGACGATCGGTACGAGCGGAGCAATCAGGGCAGTCACGGACCGTCCAGTGACCGATCCGAAAGGCCGGATTTTCTGCTATGCCTTAACCGATAAGCATTGGGTGATCGGGGGACCGGTCAACAATGGCGGCATGATTTTCAGATGGGTGCGGGACGAACTTGCATCCGGAGAAGTGGAAGTGGCGAAGCGGTTGGGCAAGGATCCGTATGAAGTGCTCACCGACATTGCGTCTAAGGTAGAGCCGGGTTCAGAAGGACTCCTTTTCCATCCATATATGGCAGGGGAACGGGCGCCTCTTTGGAATGCAAAAGCCCGGGGGTCTTTCTTCGGCCTTGGGATGCACCACAAGAAAGAGCATATGATCCGTGCGGTGCTTGAAGGGATCGTTATGAATCTGTACAGTGTGCTCCTTGCCCTTGAAGAATTGATTGGCGAACCGAAACGGGTACAGGCGACAGGCGGATTTGCACGATCAGAGCTATGGCGCCAGATGCTTGCAGATATATTTGATCAAGAGGTGGAAATCCCGGAAAGTTTCGAAAGCTCCTGCCTAGGTGCAGTTGTGCTTGGGATGTACGGAAGCGGAATGATCGATTCCCTCGAGGAAGTGAGCAGCATGGTCGGTTCGGTCCACTCTCACCAGCCTGATCCGAAAGCGACGCAGGCATATACGAAACTGATGCCGATCTTCATCCGTGTGCCCCGTTTATTAGAGGAAGAATACGAAGCGATCAGTGCTTATCAGGAAGGAAGCTGA
- a CDS encoding YebC/PmpR family DNA-binding transcriptional regulator, which yields MGRKWNNIKEKKASKDANTSRIYAKFGREIYVAAKQGEPDPELNQTLKFVLERAKTYSVPKHIVDRAIEKAKGGSEENFDELRYEGFGPNGSMVIVDALTNNVNRTASEVRAAFGKNGGNMGVSGSVAYMFDATAVIGIEGKNEEEAMEILMEADVDARDIIEEDDAVIIYAEPDQFHAVQEAFKAAGVTEFTVAELTMLAQNDVELSEDDQAQFEKMIDAIEDLEDVQQVYHNVDLGE from the coding sequence ATGGGACGTAAGTGGAACAATATCAAGGAAAAGAAAGCGTCTAAAGACGCCAATACGAGCCGGATCTATGCAAAGTTCGGCCGTGAGATCTATGTGGCAGCGAAGCAAGGCGAGCCGGATCCTGAATTGAATCAAACGCTTAAATTCGTTCTTGAGCGTGCGAAAACATATAGCGTACCGAAACATATCGTGGACCGTGCCATTGAAAAGGCGAAGGGCGGTTCAGAGGAAAACTTCGATGAACTCCGTTATGAAGGCTTCGGACCGAATGGCTCAATGGTCATTGTCGATGCCCTGACGAACAACGTAAACCGGACAGCTTCAGAAGTCCGTGCCGCATTCGGTAAGAACGGCGGAAACATGGGTGTGAGCGGATCGGTTGCTTACATGTTCGACGCAACGGCGGTCATCGGTATCGAAGGAAAGAATGAAGAAGAAGCGATGGAAATCCTGATGGAAGCGGACGTCGACGCCCGTGACATCATCGAAGAAGACGATGCGGTCATCATCTACGCAGAGCCGGATCAATTCCATGCTGTTCAGGAAGCATTCAAAGCTGCCGGTGTCACTGAATTCACAGTGGCTGAGCTTACGATGCTTGCCCAGAATGATGTCGAGCTTTCAGAAGACGACCAAGCCCAATTCGAAAAAATGATTGATGCGATTGAAGACCTGGAAGATGTTCAGCAGGTTTATCATAATGTCGATTTAGGTGAATAA
- a CDS encoding ATP-grasp domain-containing protein, producing the protein MGLDQLELQQAEQKVDRKDKTKPYLTALIGWSLPAIEACAKLERPFVVVGPADFEAYAEKHDIAFIGWDFDRLNEGSDHLYKQLKAMGAEVAIPLYEECVEWAGALNSRFRNEPRIFNRSLLLRDKGMMKRKAQIAGIKVGVFEEARDKEDVRRFLKRVNEALLKVEGDKNDPIHVKPLDKAGSVGHRAIENPEDIDALTESEFPLLMESHLDGQEFSCEAFIHKGKIQFLNITEYVRLGYSNFVPASPTLEEKRPLIRAAIQQLIDAFEIEYGVIHPEYFITSDGTLHFGEVAARVPGGHIFDLIERAYGFNAYQAQILCGDPNTTEEELREFFPSTGEKAKAHAGCLMVHPHVQYVEKLEVPDELENHPYFEKHDMFSPAQGKVAQRIGFGNHYGTIFFYGEDSEVMRELLKEYEQFDFYI; encoded by the coding sequence ATGGGACTAGATCAACTCGAATTACAGCAGGCAGAACAGAAGGTAGATCGTAAGGACAAGACCAAACCCTATTTAACGGCATTGATCGGGTGGAGCCTGCCGGCGATCGAGGCGTGTGCAAAGCTTGAGCGGCCGTTTGTTGTGGTCGGGCCGGCAGATTTCGAAGCTTACGCGGAAAAGCATGATATTGCGTTCATCGGGTGGGACTTTGACCGGCTGAATGAAGGATCTGATCATTTGTATAAGCAGCTGAAGGCGATGGGGGCAGAGGTGGCGATTCCTTTGTATGAAGAGTGTGTAGAGTGGGCAGGGGCACTGAATTCCCGTTTCCGCAATGAGCCGCGCATCTTTAACCGCTCACTCCTTTTAAGGGATAAAGGGATGATGAAGCGGAAGGCGCAGATTGCCGGTATTAAAGTCGGGGTGTTTGAGGAGGCGCGTGACAAGGAAGATGTGCGCCGTTTCTTGAAGCGTGTGAATGAAGCCCTGTTAAAAGTTGAAGGAGATAAGAATGATCCTATTCACGTGAAGCCCCTGGATAAAGCCGGTTCAGTCGGGCACAGGGCGATCGAGAATCCAGAAGATATTGATGCCCTCACAGAATCCGAATTTCCGCTTTTGATGGAAAGTCATCTGGACGGGCAGGAATTTTCGTGTGAAGCGTTCATCCATAAAGGAAAGATACAGTTTTTGAATATCACAGAGTATGTCCGGTTAGGGTACTCCAATTTCGTTCCCGCATCCCCTACCCTGGAGGAAAAGCGTCCGCTCATCCGGGCTGCGATCCAGCAGCTTATCGATGCATTCGAGATTGAGTACGGCGTGATCCATCCTGAATATTTCATCACGTCTGATGGTACGCTGCATTTTGGTGAAGTTGCAGCGAGGGTGCCAGGCGGTCATATTTTCGATCTGATCGAACGGGCTTACGGGTTCAATGCCTATCAGGCCCAGATCCTGTGCGGAGATCCAAATACGACGGAAGAGGAATTAAGGGAGTTCTTCCCATCCACAGGCGAGAAAGCAAAGGCTCATGCAGGCTGCCTGATGGTCCATCCTCACGTTCAATATGTAGAGAAGCTTGAGGTTCCTGATGAACTGGAGAATCATCCTTATTTTGAAAAGCATGATATGTTCAGTCCGGCACAGGGGAAAGTGGCCCAGCGGATCGGTTTCGGGAATCATTACGGAACGATTTTCTTCTACGGGGAAGACAGTGAAGTGATGAGGGAGTTACTGAAGGAATACGAACAATTTGACTTTTATATTTGA
- a CDS encoding BCCT family transporter, protein MFNKQQQTSKIDWPVLAISGGLLIAFVIMAFFSLDHVTAFVNGGFAWSSTYFGAFWQVLMLVHFIVALYLAFSKFGQVRLGHLDQPEIGTYKWLSIIMATLLAGGGVFWAAAEPMYHFMTVPPMHEGIAAKSAAAIMPALAQSYMHWGFLAWAILGTLSAVVMMYGHYHKGMPMKPRTLLYPIFGEKLKNSILGTLIDAFAIIAVAAGTIGPIGFLGLQASYGLSALFNIPDQFSTQLTIIICLVIVSTISAATGIHKGIQFLSNFNVRLAFGLIVFVLFFGPGGFIIDSFVSSFGYYVDHFIQISTFRSDKSWLGSWTVFFWGWFIGYGPMMAILVSRISRGRTIRQIILAIAIIAPIVTTFWFTVVGGSGIFYELQNPGSVSEELMSGGMPAAMIAITNQLPLAAIISPLFLLLTIVFVVTTGDSMSYTIAMAVSGEGNPKVSLRVFWSILMGSIAAILLYIGDGSVSALQSFIVVTAVPVSLLLLPMLWLAPKVSKELLIEQSRDKK, encoded by the coding sequence ATGTTTAATAAACAGCAACAAACTTCCAAGATTGACTGGCCGGTTCTGGCCATCAGTGGCGGGTTATTGATCGCGTTCGTGATTATGGCTTTCTTTAGTCTTGATCATGTGACAGCATTTGTAAACGGAGGTTTTGCGTGGTCTTCGACATACTTCGGGGCTTTCTGGCAGGTATTGATGCTTGTTCATTTTATCGTAGCCCTTTATCTTGCTTTTTCTAAATTCGGCCAAGTCAGGCTGGGTCATCTTGATCAACCGGAAATCGGTACGTATAAATGGTTGTCGATCATTATGGCTACTTTACTTGCCGGCGGCGGCGTATTCTGGGCTGCTGCTGAACCGATGTACCACTTCATGACGGTACCGCCGATGCACGAAGGGATCGCCGCAAAATCTGCGGCAGCCATCATGCCTGCCCTTGCACAAAGTTACATGCACTGGGGTTTTCTTGCCTGGGCGATCCTGGGAACATTGAGTGCCGTTGTAATGATGTACGGTCATTACCATAAAGGCATGCCGATGAAACCCAGAACTCTGCTTTATCCCATATTCGGGGAGAAACTGAAGAACAGCATCTTAGGAACACTGATAGACGCATTCGCCATCATCGCCGTCGCTGCAGGTACGATCGGGCCGATCGGTTTCCTCGGCTTACAGGCAAGCTATGGTCTGTCTGCGTTATTCAACATTCCTGACCAGTTCTCTACACAGCTCACCATTATCATTTGTTTAGTGATCGTTTCAACCATATCTGCTGCAACAGGGATTCACAAAGGGATTCAATTCCTCAGTAACTTCAATGTCAGACTGGCATTCGGACTGATTGTCTTTGTTCTGTTCTTCGGTCCTGGTGGATTCATCATCGACTCATTCGTTTCGTCGTTCGGATATTATGTGGATCACTTTATCCAAATCAGTACATTCCGGTCAGATAAGAGCTGGCTTGGTAGCTGGACCGTCTTTTTCTGGGGATGGTTTATCGGGTACGGACCCATGATGGCGATCCTCGTCAGCCGGATATCCCGGGGCAGGACGATCCGTCAAATCATTCTGGCGATTGCCATTATCGCACCGATTGTCACGACGTTCTGGTTTACCGTTGTCGGGGGATCCGGGATCTTTTACGAACTGCAAAATCCAGGGAGTGTCTCGGAGGAGCTAATGAGCGGAGGCATGCCGGCTGCTATGATTGCCATAACCAATCAACTTCCGCTTGCAGCAATCATTTCACCCCTGTTTTTATTGCTGACCATCGTCTTTGTTGTCACAACGGGGGATTCCATGTCTTATACGATTGCGATGGCTGTTTCAGGGGAAGGGAATCCAAAAGTTTCCCTCCGTGTATTTTGGTCGATCCTGATGGGGTCCATCGCCGCCATCCTTCTTTATATCGGTGACGGCAGTGTCAGCGCACTTCAAAGCTTCATCGTCGTCACAGCTGTACCGGTTTCACTTTTATTACTGCCAATGTTATGGCTCGCACCGAAAGTGTCTAAAGAGCTATTGATTGAGCAATCCCGTGATAAAAAATAA
- a CDS encoding amidase codes for MNKGWKWVVVWIVMMVVISFPSTEKAAGVDMRKSTWLWNTWEIVSNHEEIIGFLTAHGVDEVYLQVDPEVETVYYHQFIEKASIEGIAVHALDGAPKWATVKGRSSLVSFFDWLKNYQDAAAEGQRFKGVHLDVEPYLLPAWSTAYGNTVLNYQRMVAAAAELSAELQLPLAMDIPFWFDERKFNNEFGKGNVAEWVIGKTDEVAVMAYRDLANGPNGINELVRNEIQFGLSQGKKVKVGVETAPSAEGDFLTFYEEGEAFMSGELALVDDRYRAYQSYNGIAVHHYESWKSLKE; via the coding sequence ATGAATAAAGGTTGGAAATGGGTTGTGGTATGGATCGTGATGATGGTGGTCATCTCTTTCCCCTCGACAGAAAAGGCAGCTGGTGTGGATATGAGAAAAAGCACGTGGCTTTGGAATACGTGGGAAATTGTTTCTAATCATGAGGAAATCATCGGTTTCTTGACTGCTCATGGAGTGGACGAGGTATATCTTCAGGTGGATCCTGAGGTAGAGACGGTGTATTATCATCAATTCATTGAGAAGGCTTCAATAGAAGGAATTGCAGTCCATGCGCTGGACGGTGCACCAAAATGGGCAACCGTTAAAGGCCGGTCATCCCTTGTTTCTTTTTTTGACTGGCTAAAGAATTATCAGGATGCTGCTGCAGAAGGGCAGAGGTTTAAGGGCGTTCATTTGGATGTTGAGCCTTATCTTTTACCTGCATGGTCGACAGCGTATGGAAATACAGTGTTGAATTATCAAAGGATGGTGGCTGCTGCAGCAGAACTGTCTGCTGAGCTTCAGCTGCCGCTTGCAATGGATATCCCGTTTTGGTTCGATGAGAGGAAATTCAATAATGAATTCGGCAAAGGGAATGTGGCAGAGTGGGTGATCGGGAAGACTGATGAAGTGGCAGTCATGGCTTATCGGGACTTAGCCAATGGCCCGAATGGGATCAATGAGCTAGTCCGGAACGAAATTCAATTTGGTCTTTCTCAAGGAAAAAAGGTGAAGGTGGGGGTCGAAACTGCGCCTTCTGCTGAAGGGGATTTCCTGACTTTTTATGAAGAGGGAGAGGCCTTTATGAGTGGTGAACTGGCGCTTGTGGATGACAGGTACAGAGCCTACCAATCTTATAATGGAATCGCCGTTCATCATTATGAAAGTTGGAAAAGCTTAAAGGAATAG
- a CDS encoding NAD-dependent epimerase/dehydratase family protein, which yields MTKVALVAGGTGLVGSHLIEILLKSPEYRKVISLVRRKSGVEDEKLDERLISFDGMKLLPHEEIDDVFCCLGTTIKKAKTKEAFREVDYSYPLQLGKVGKEHGAHRYMVISAIGASPSSRFFYSRVKGELEEELKALHYPVLHLFRPSLLVGERQEFRLGEKTGEVFARAVRPLMVGKLKRYRSITARQVAFGMYKAANTATDETVIIHESDHIQQF from the coding sequence ATGACGAAAGTTGCCCTGGTGGCAGGCGGGACAGGATTGGTCGGATCGCATCTGATCGAAATACTCCTGAAGAGCCCTGAGTATCGGAAGGTGATTTCGCTTGTCAGGAGAAAGAGCGGGGTGGAGGATGAAAAGCTGGATGAACGGCTCATTTCATTCGACGGGATGAAGCTCTTGCCTCACGAAGAAATCGATGATGTATTTTGTTGTTTAGGGACGACAATCAAGAAAGCGAAAACGAAAGAAGCGTTCAGAGAAGTCGATTACAGCTATCCCCTTCAACTGGGGAAAGTCGGGAAGGAACATGGAGCGCACCGGTATATGGTCATATCTGCGATCGGGGCAAGCCCGTCTTCCCGATTCTTTTACAGCAGGGTGAAAGGAGAGCTCGAAGAAGAGCTGAAGGCTCTGCATTATCCTGTTCTCCACCTGTTCAGGCCCTCCCTGCTAGTAGGAGAGAGGCAGGAATTCCGACTGGGAGAAAAAACAGGAGAAGTGTTTGCGCGGGCCGTTCGCCCACTGATGGTAGGAAAGTTGAAGCGTTACAGAAGCATCACGGCCCGGCAGGTCGCATTCGGCATGTATAAGGCAGCCAATACGGCCACTGATGAAACAGTCATCATTCATGAATCAGATCATATCCAACAGTTTTAA
- a CDS encoding DUF1284 domain-containing protein, producing the protein MKRIIRGHHLLCTHGFKGMGYSEAFVKVMGDITGDIRNDEMDFPIQVVQAFDDACQACPHKGASACEKSEDSNAHVLSLDGRVIEHLGLEHGGIYMKSDLVKLTAQKVKPSDLDQLCEGCSWLEYGVCKEGIGELRGKWLSA; encoded by the coding sequence ATGAAAAGGATCATCAGAGGCCATCATCTCCTTTGTACCCATGGGTTTAAAGGGATGGGCTACAGCGAAGCGTTTGTGAAAGTGATGGGGGATATCACCGGCGATATCAGGAACGATGAAATGGACTTTCCGATCCAGGTTGTACAAGCCTTCGATGACGCATGTCAAGCCTGTCCCCATAAGGGCGCATCGGCATGCGAGAAGAGCGAAGACTCCAATGCCCATGTCCTTTCTTTAGACGGCAGGGTCATTGAACATCTAGGTTTGGAGCATGGAGGCATCTACATGAAATCCGATCTTGTTAAACTCACGGCGCAGAAGGTCAAGCCGTCTGATTTAGATCAATTATGTGAAGGGTGTTCATGGCTTGAGTATGGTGTTTGTAAGGAAGGGATTGGGGAGTTGCGGGGGAAGTGGCTCTCAGCTTAA
- a CDS encoding TetR/AcrR family transcriptional regulator: MKEKEKLIIETSIKLFATKGFNATSVQEIVSECEISKGAFYLYFKSKEALLLAIMNYYFKMITAKVNEIENQDLPPYEKFQKQLECQFIEICKHKEFIIMQIRENAMPFNDEIHSLLSEMKMDTHRFYKRRLFAIYGKKIEPYFWDITMMIQGFFHSYLELAMLDKIELDFAYLSRFILKRTDDLVDGLLKSGDEPVLSFDKLDDLVKDFTSSARFTETTVLHIIEDALEVTEDENSRVSLEVIQEEMKKDETRNAVIKGMIMNLEEDPSLKHVVNGLKQYFEI, from the coding sequence ATGAAGGAAAAAGAGAAGTTAATTATTGAAACATCGATCAAGCTGTTTGCAACAAAAGGATTCAACGCTACCTCTGTTCAAGAAATCGTCAGCGAATGCGAAATCTCTAAAGGTGCGTTCTATTTGTATTTCAAATCAAAGGAAGCACTGCTGCTTGCCATCATGAATTACTATTTCAAAATGATCACCGCTAAAGTGAACGAAATCGAAAACCAGGATCTGCCTCCTTATGAAAAATTCCAGAAGCAATTAGAGTGCCAATTCATCGAGATCTGCAAACATAAAGAATTCATCATCATGCAGATCAGAGAAAATGCGATGCCATTCAATGATGAAATCCACAGCCTCCTGAGCGAGATGAAGATGGATACCCATCGTTTCTATAAAAGAAGACTATTTGCCATCTACGGAAAAAAAATCGAGCCTTATTTCTGGGACATCACGATGATGATTCAGGGATTCTTCCATTCTTATTTGGAACTCGCCATGCTTGATAAAATCGAACTCGACTTTGCTTATCTGTCACGCTTTATCCTGAAACGGACAGATGATCTCGTCGACGGCCTGTTAAAAAGCGGGGATGAGCCCGTCCTTTCCTTTGACAAATTGGATGACCTCGTGAAGGACTTCACCTCCTCCGCAAGATTCACCGAAACCACCGTCCTTCATATCATTGAGGACGCCCTGGAAGTCACAGAAGACGAAAACAGCCGTGTATCATTGGAAGTCATCCAGGAAGAGATGAAAAAGGATGAAACCAGGAACGCCGTCATTAAAGGAATGATCATGAATCTGGAGGAAGATCCTTCACTTAAGCATGTGGTGAATGGGTTGAAGCAATATTTTGAGATTTGA